The Pseudomonas protegens genome contains the following window.
CGGACCTGGGCGGCGGCTGCTCCACCATGGGCACCCTGTCGGGTGGCGGCAACATCGTGATCAAGGTCGGCGAAGGCTGCCTGATCGGCGCCAACGCCGGTATCGGTATCCCATTGGGTGACCGCAACACCGTGGAATCGGGCCTGTACGTGACCGCCGGCACCAAGGTGGCGCTGCTGGACGAGAACAACCAGCTGGTCAAGGTGCTCAAGGCCCGTGAACTGGCCGGCCAGCCGGACCTGCTGTTCCGTCGCAACTCGGAAACCGGCGCCGTGGAGTGCAAGACCCACAAGTCGGCCATCGAGCTCAACGAAGCGCTGCACGCTCACAACTAGGCCTGTAGGAAAACTCGCCGAGCAAAGATCAGGCAAGGCAAAAGCAGGCGAGGAAGCGCAGTGTAGGGACCTACATGAGCATTCCGAGCCTGCTTCTGCGTAACGCCGAAGGCGCCCAGCGCGCCGCATGGTCGAAGCGCAGGCAGTTTTCCTGCAGAGCCGAAGCAGCGATTCGGTTTCACTGGAACCGGCCGGGCGCTTATCATCGGCGCCCGGCCTGTTCAAACGAGTTCTGCCACCATGCTTGTACCCTCCCCCTGGCGCGCCGACTTCCCGGCCATCGCCGCCCTGCAGCGCCAGGACCAGACCTACCTGGACAACGCCGCCACCACGCAAAAACCCCAAGCCCTGCTGGACGCCCTGGCCCACTACTACGCCAATGGCGCGGCCAATGTGCATCGCGCGCAACACCTGCCCGGCGCCCACGCCACCCAGGCCTTCGAGGACAGCCGCAGCAAGGTCGGCCAGTGGCTCAATGCCGGTGACAGCGGGCACATCGTCTTTACCCACGGCGCCACCTCCGCGCTGAACCTGTTGGCCTACGGCCTGGAACACTTATTCGACAGCGGCGATGAAATCGTCATCAGCGCCCTGGAACACCACGCCAACCTGCTGCCCTGGCAGCAACTGGCCGCCCGGCGTCAACTCAAGCTGATCGTCCTGCCGCTGGATGCCGACGGCTTGCTCGATATCGAAGCGGCCAGCCAGCTGATCGGCCCGAGAACCCGGCTGCTGGCGCTGAGCCAGCTGTCCAACGTGCTCGGTGCCTGGCAGCCCTTGAGCCCACTGCTGGCCATGGCCAAGGCCCGGGGTGCACTGACTGTGATCGACGGCGCCCAGGGTGTGGTCCATGGCCGTCATGACGTGCAGGCCCTGGGCTGCGACTTCTATGTGTTCTCCAGCCACAAGCTCTACGGCCCGGACGGGGTCGGCGTGCTGTTTGGCCGCCATGAGGCGCTCAAGGGGCTGCGCCACTGGCAGTTCGGCGGCGAAATGGTCCAGAACGCCGACTACCATCACGCCAGCTTCCGCCCGGCGCCGCTGGGCTTCGAGGCCGGCACCCCGCCGATTGCCGGGGTTATCGGCCTGGGCGCGACCCTGGATTACCTCGCCGGCCTGGATCAACAGGCCGTGAGCGCCCATGAAGCGGCGCTGCACGCCTACCTGCTGCACGGCCTGCAAGCGCGCAAGGGCATCCGCCTGTTGGGCGCACCGCAAGTGGCCCTGGCCAGCTTCGTCGTCGATGGCGTACACAACGCCGACCTGGCCCACCTGCTGACCGAACAAGGCATTGCCGTGCGCGCCGGGCATCACTGCGCCATGCCGCTGATGCAGAGCCTGGGGCTGGCCGGAGCGATCCGCGTGTCCCTGGCGCTGTACAACGACTCCGAGGATCTGGAGCGCTTCTTCGAGGCCCTGGATCAGGCCCTGGAGTTGCTGCGATGAGCCTGCCGGCGGATGCCGTCGCCGCCCTGGAAGTGTTCCAGGGCGCTGCCGGCTGGGAACAGCGGGCGCGCCTGCTGATGCAATGGGGCGAGCGCCTGCCGGCCCTGGACGAAGCGGACAAGATCGAAGCCAATCGGGTGCTGGGTTGTGAAAGCCAGGTCTGGCTGGTGGCAAAGCTGCATGAAGGGCGCTGGCAGTTTGCCGCCGCCAGCGATGCACGGCTGATTCGCGGTTTGGTGGCCTTGCTGCTGGCCCGGGTCAACGGCCTGACGGCGCAGCAGTTGCGGGAAGTGGACCTGGCGGACTGGTTCAATCAACTGGGCCTGTCGCGCCAACTCTCACCATCACGCAGCAACGGCTTGAACGCCGTCTTGCAACGCATGAACGAACTGGCCGGCCCCCTGTAGCCGCTGCCGAGCCTGCGAGGCTGCGAAAAGGTCCGCAGGACCTTGCCTGGCGATCTCCCGCCAGACCTCTAGCGGCCTCAAGCCCCCATCGCAGCCTGCGGCAGCGGCTACAGGGGT
Protein-coding sequences here:
- a CDS encoding aminotransferase class V-fold PLP-dependent enzyme, which translates into the protein MLVPSPWRADFPAIAALQRQDQTYLDNAATTQKPQALLDALAHYYANGAANVHRAQHLPGAHATQAFEDSRSKVGQWLNAGDSGHIVFTHGATSALNLLAYGLEHLFDSGDEIVISALEHHANLLPWQQLAARRQLKLIVLPLDADGLLDIEAASQLIGPRTRLLALSQLSNVLGAWQPLSPLLAMAKARGALTVIDGAQGVVHGRHDVQALGCDFYVFSSHKLYGPDGVGVLFGRHEALKGLRHWQFGGEMVQNADYHHASFRPAPLGFEAGTPPIAGVIGLGATLDYLAGLDQQAVSAHEAALHAYLLHGLQARKGIRLLGAPQVALASFVVDGVHNADLAHLLTEQGIAVRAGHHCAMPLMQSLGLAGAIRVSLALYNDSEDLERFFEALDQALELLR
- a CDS encoding SufE family protein — protein: MSLPADAVAALEVFQGAAGWEQRARLLMQWGERLPALDEADKIEANRVLGCESQVWLVAKLHEGRWQFAAASDARLIRGLVALLLARVNGLTAQQLREVDLADWFNQLGLSRQLSPSRSNGLNAVLQRMNELAGPL